From the genome of Gavia stellata isolate bGavSte3 chromosome 3, bGavSte3.hap2, whole genome shotgun sequence, one region includes:
- the LOC104254597 gene encoding ovalbumin-related protein X: MGSISAANAEFCFDVFKELKVHHANDNIFYSPLSIIAALAMVYLGARGNTEYQMEKVLHFDKIAGLGGAIQTKCGKSVNIHILFKELLSDITAPKANYSLHIANRLYAEKTSPILPIYLKCVKKLYRAGLEMVNFKTASDKARQLINSWVENQTNGQIQDFLQPGSVHVDTMLVLVNAIYFKGIWKTAFKEEDTQEFPFRVTKQESRPVQMMCQNSTFKVAAVAAERMKILELPYASGELSMLVLLPDDVSGLEQLEDKINFEKLTEWTSPNVMEKKRVKVYLPRMKIEEKYNLTSVLKALGMTDLFSPSANLSGISSEESLKISEAIHEAYMEVNEEGTEMAGSAGVVGHIKHSSEFEEFRADHPFLFLIKHNPTNIILFFGKYCSP; encoded by the exons ATGGGCTCCATCAGTGCAGCAAATGCagaattttgttttgatgtGTTCAAAGAGTTGAAAGTCCACCACGCCAACGACAACATCTTCTATTCCCCCCTGAGCATCATTGCAGCCTTGGCCATGGTTTATCTGGGAGCAAGAGGTAACACTGAGTATCAGATGGAGAAG GTTCTTCACTTTGACAAAATTGCAGGACTTGGAGGAGCTATTCAGACCAAG TGTGGGAAGTCTGTGAATATCCACATACTGTTTAAAGAACTCCTTTCTGATATCACTGCACCAAAAGCCAATTATTCACTCCACATTGCCAACAGACTCTATGCTGAAAAGACAAGTCCAATACTACCG ATCTACTTAAAATGTGTAAAGAAACTGTACAGAGCAGGTCTGGAAATGGTCAACTTCAAAACAGCATCAGATAAAGCCAGACAGCTCATTAACTCCTGGGTGGAAAATCAGACAAACG GACAGATACAAGATTTCCTTCAACCAGGCTCTGTTCATGTTGATACTATGCTGGTCCTTGTGAATGCCATTTACTTCAAAGGGATATGGAAGACAGCATTTAAAGAAGAAGACACTCAGGAATTTCCCTTCAGAGTGACAAAG CAAGAAAGCAGACCTGTGCAAATGATGTGTCAGAACAGTACCTTCAAAGTGGCAGCAGTGGCTGCAGAGAGAATGAAGATCCTGGAGCTTCCGTACGCCAGCGGGGAGCTGAGCATGTTGGTGCTGCTGCCTGATGACGTCTCTGGCCTGGAGCAG CTTGAGGACAAAATCAACTTTGAAAAACTTACGGAATGGACCAGTCCCAATGtgatggaaaagaagagagTGAAAGTGTACCTCCCACGCATGAAGATTGAGGAAAAATATAACCTCACATCTGTCTTAAAGGCCTTGGGTATGACCGACCTGTTCAGTCCTTCGGCCAATCTGTCTGGCATCTCTTCAGAAGAGAGCCTGAAGATATCTGAGGCCATCCATGAGGCGTACATGGAAGTCAATGAAGAGGGCACCGAGATGGCAGGCTCAGCGGGGGTGGTGGGACACATCAAACATTCCTCTGAGTTTGAAGAGTTTAGGGCTGACcaccctttccttttcttgatcAAACACAATCCAACTAACATCATCCTCTTCTTTGGTAAATATTGTTCCCcctaa